In a single window of the Pandoraea pulmonicola genome:
- the bamC gene encoding outer membrane protein assembly factor BamC has protein sequence MKRIVSNSVARPVLAWAAIASLALVAGCSSLSSALSSDKVDYKSSKTGPSLDVPPDLTNVQAADRKYVTPGGTATLSTYENQQKVVAASPTDNVLPSVPGMKVVRDGNERWLVIQKTPGDLWPTLREFWQENGFVLTIDSADTGVMETDWAENRAKLNQDIIRDLLGKVLDGLYSTGERDRFRTRVERDPNGGTDIYITHRRMVEVFTNSQKDTTKWEPAPNDPGLEAIMLTKLMQRFGAQADQAKAQVENAKAGGPTAQIVKTADAAYLDINEPFDRAWRRVGVALDRGNFTVDDRDRAKGLYFVSYVDPATLSKDNGFFYSLFHAKEVQDSKKAKKYSVNVQGRGDNQTRVQVLDDKGNVDNSQIAQTIISVISNQLR, from the coding sequence ATGAAACGAATCGTCAGTAATTCCGTAGCTCGTCCCGTGCTGGCATGGGCCGCTATTGCCTCGTTGGCCCTCGTTGCCGGATGCAGCTCGCTCTCGAGCGCCTTGTCCTCGGACAAGGTCGACTACAAGAGCTCGAAGACCGGCCCTTCGCTCGACGTTCCGCCGGATCTGACGAACGTTCAGGCCGCCGACCGCAAGTACGTGACGCCAGGCGGCACCGCTACGCTGTCGACCTACGAAAACCAGCAGAAAGTCGTGGCAGCCAGCCCGACGGACAACGTGCTGCCGTCCGTGCCGGGCATGAAGGTCGTGCGCGACGGCAACGAGCGCTGGCTGGTGATTCAAAAGACGCCGGGCGACCTGTGGCCGACGTTGCGTGAATTCTGGCAAGAGAACGGCTTTGTGCTGACGATCGACTCGGCCGACACGGGGGTGATGGAAACCGACTGGGCCGAGAACCGCGCCAAGCTCAATCAGGACATCATCCGCGATCTGCTCGGCAAGGTGCTCGACGGGCTGTATTCGACGGGCGAGCGCGATCGTTTCCGCACGCGTGTCGAGCGCGACCCGAATGGCGGCACGGACATCTACATCACGCACCGTCGCATGGTGGAAGTGTTCACGAACTCGCAGAAGGACACGACCAAGTGGGAGCCGGCGCCGAACGATCCGGGTCTCGAGGCGATCATGCTCACGAAGCTGATGCAGCGCTTCGGTGCGCAGGCCGATCAGGCCAAGGCGCAAGTCGAGAACGCCAAGGCCGGCGGTCCGACGGCGCAGATCGTCAAGACGGCCGATGCGGCCTATCTGGACATCAACGAGCCGTTCGACCGCGCCTGGCGTCGTGTCGGTGTGGCGCTCGATCGCGGCAACTTCACCGTGGACGATCGCGACCGCGCGAAGGGCCTGTATTTCGTGAGCTATGTCGATCCGGCAACGCTGTCGAAGGACAACGGCTTCTTCTACAGTCTGTTCCATGCGAAGGAAGTGCAGGACAGCAAGAAGGCGAAGAAGTACAGCGTGAACGTGCAGGGTCGCGGCGACAACCAGACTCGCGTGCAGGTGCTCGACGACAAGGGGAACGTCGACAATTCGCAGATCGCGCAAACGATCATCAGCGTGATCAGCAACCAGCTCCGTTAA
- a CDS encoding tryptophan--tRNA ligase: MYPERVFSGMRPTGRLHLGHYHGVLKNWIQLQSEYPCYFCVVDWHALTTHYETPDVIEQNVWDVLIDWLAAGIDPNQATLFIQSKVPEHAELALLIGMSTPLGWLERVPTYKEQIEKLKEKDLFTYGFLGYPVLMAADILLYRALHVPVGEDQVPHVEMTREIARRFNYLYGREAGFEEKALAAARKLGGKRAKLYLELRTAYQEQGDDEALEQARAMLSESQSLSMGDRERLFGYLEGSRKLILVEPQALLTPASRMPGLDGQKMSKSYNNTIGLREDAESITKKVRTMPTDPARVRRTDPGDPDKCPVWQLHQVYSDDDTREWVQKGCRSAGIGCIECKQPVIEGILREQQPMLERAQKYMDDPSLLRAIVADGCEKARKSAQEIMRDVREAMGLQYS; encoded by the coding sequence ATGTACCCCGAACGCGTCTTCTCCGGCATGCGACCGACCGGTCGCCTGCACCTCGGCCACTATCACGGCGTGCTCAAGAACTGGATTCAGCTCCAGTCCGAGTATCCGTGCTACTTCTGCGTGGTCGACTGGCACGCGCTCACCACGCACTACGAAACACCGGACGTCATCGAGCAGAACGTATGGGACGTGCTGATCGACTGGCTGGCTGCCGGCATCGATCCGAATCAGGCAACGCTCTTCATTCAGAGCAAGGTGCCCGAGCATGCCGAACTGGCGCTGCTCATCGGCATGAGCACGCCGCTGGGCTGGCTCGAGCGCGTGCCGACGTACAAGGAGCAGATCGAAAAGCTCAAGGAGAAGGATCTTTTCACGTACGGCTTCCTCGGCTACCCGGTGCTCATGGCGGCCGACATCCTGCTCTACCGCGCGCTGCACGTGCCGGTCGGCGAGGATCAGGTGCCGCACGTCGAAATGACGCGTGAAATCGCGCGTCGCTTCAACTACCTGTACGGCCGCGAGGCGGGCTTTGAAGAGAAGGCGCTCGCCGCTGCGCGCAAGCTCGGCGGCAAGCGTGCGAAGCTTTATCTGGAATTGCGCACGGCATATCAGGAGCAGGGCGACGACGAAGCGCTGGAGCAGGCGCGCGCCATGCTCTCCGAGTCGCAGTCGCTCTCGATGGGAGATCGCGAGCGCCTCTTCGGCTATCTCGAAGGCTCGCGCAAGCTGATCCTGGTGGAACCGCAGGCGCTGCTCACGCCGGCCTCGCGCATGCCGGGGCTCGACGGTCAGAAGATGTCGAAGTCCTACAACAACACCATCGGGCTGCGCGAAGACGCGGAATCGATCACGAAGAAGGTGCGCACGATGCCGACCGATCCGGCGCGCGTGCGCCGTACGGATCCGGGCGATCCGGACAAGTGCCCGGTGTGGCAACTGCATCAGGTGTACAGCGACGACGACACGCGCGAGTGGGTGCAGAAGGGGTGCCGTAGCGCGGGCATCGGCTGCATCGAATGCAAGCAACCAGTCATCGAAGGCATTCTTCGCGAACAGCAGCCGATGCTCGAACGTGCGCAGAAGTACATGGACGACCCGTCGCTGCTGCGCGCCATTGTCGCCGACGGCTGCGAGAAGGCGCGCAAGTCGGCGCAGGAAATCATGCGCGACGTGCGTGAGGCCATGGGGTTGCAGTACTCATGA
- a CDS encoding cupin domain-containing protein: MTTSRTPSPLLGGLAPDAFMKRYWHKRPLLIRQAIPGFTAPLSREALFALAAQDDVESRLISHTRKRWQLEHGPFDADDLPPLSRKQWTLLVQGVNLHAPAVDALMQQFRFVPDARLDDVMISYATDGGGVGPHLDSYDVFLLQAHGKRRWRIGPQRDTTWLEGVPLRILKHFEAEQEWVLEPGDMLYLPPGYAHDGVAEGECMTYSIGFRAPLEQEMLQNFLYYLAENAAALPFARHFAGRYADPGQTAVKHPASLPDAMIGTLVSQLEKVRWGQKEVEDFLGRWLSEPKSHVFFEAPDSPVSLSKFARLAASNGLALSPKTQLLYRRNRYFANGEPLEVPVNARSTIRSLADQRRLNAVECANFGQKDQEIVEILYDWYASGWLLIGPDPMPVRKLRTVRKKAG, from the coding sequence ATGACGACATCCCGCACCCCTTCGCCCCTGCTCGGCGGCCTCGCGCCCGACGCTTTCATGAAGCGCTACTGGCACAAGCGCCCGCTGCTGATCCGGCAAGCGATCCCCGGCTTCACCGCACCGCTCTCGCGCGAAGCGCTGTTTGCGCTCGCCGCGCAGGACGACGTCGAGTCACGCCTCATCAGCCACACTCGCAAGCGCTGGCAACTCGAACACGGTCCGTTCGACGCCGACGATCTGCCGCCGCTCAGTCGCAAGCAATGGACGCTGCTCGTCCAGGGCGTGAATCTTCACGCGCCCGCGGTCGACGCCCTCATGCAGCAGTTTCGCTTCGTTCCCGACGCCCGTCTCGATGACGTGATGATCAGCTACGCCACCGATGGCGGCGGCGTGGGGCCGCATCTCGACTCCTACGACGTCTTTCTGCTCCAGGCGCACGGCAAGCGTCGCTGGCGCATCGGTCCGCAACGCGACACGACCTGGCTCGAGGGTGTGCCGCTGCGCATCCTCAAGCACTTCGAAGCCGAGCAGGAGTGGGTGCTGGAACCGGGCGACATGCTGTATCTGCCGCCCGGCTACGCGCACGATGGCGTGGCCGAGGGCGAATGCATGACGTACTCGATCGGCTTTCGCGCGCCACTCGAACAGGAGATGCTCCAGAACTTCCTGTACTACCTCGCCGAAAACGCAGCGGCGTTGCCATTCGCCCGCCATTTCGCTGGACGATACGCCGATCCCGGCCAGACAGCCGTCAAACACCCCGCATCGCTGCCCGACGCCATGATCGGTACGCTGGTCTCACAGTTGGAGAAGGTCCGCTGGGGACAGAAGGAAGTGGAGGATTTCCTTGGCCGCTGGCTGAGCGAGCCCAAGTCGCACGTATTTTTCGAGGCACCAGACAGCCCTGTCTCGCTCTCGAAATTCGCGCGTTTGGCAGCCAGCAACGGTCTGGCGCTCTCGCCGAAGACGCAATTGTTGTATCGACGCAACCGATACTTCGCCAATGGCGAGCCGCTCGAAGTCCCCGTCAATGCGCGCTCCACGATCCGGAGTCTTGCCGATCAACGTCGACTGAATGCGGTGGAATGTGCGAATTTCGGGCAAAAAGACCAAGAAATCGTTGAAATTCTGTACGATTGGTATGCTTCGGGGTGGCTGCTGATCGGGCCTGACCCGATGCCGGTGCGAAAGTTGCGCACCGTAAGGAAAAAAGCGGGGTAA
- a CDS encoding MBL fold metallo-hydrolase, giving the protein MRFASLGSGSEGNALLVEVSEGVSTTRILLDCGFSMREIERRLAARSVDVASLDAIVITHEHADHIGSALSLTRKYRIPLIMSWGTGQAVKAHASLKSDDEVALVRWCRSDERLAVGGVELHPYTVPHDAREPLQFVFSDGARRLGVLTDAGCPTAHLITTLGGCDALVLECNHDREMLANSKYPPSLKARIGGTYGHLANDAAAEILGAIDRAKLQRVICAHLSEQNNTPELAMAAMAAVIGTEATEILVATQAGGFDWLTC; this is encoded by the coding sequence GTGCGGTTCGCAAGTCTAGGCAGCGGCAGTGAAGGCAACGCCCTGCTGGTGGAGGTGTCGGAAGGCGTCTCCACGACACGCATTCTCCTCGATTGCGGTTTCTCGATGCGGGAGATCGAGCGACGCCTCGCGGCGCGCTCGGTCGACGTGGCGTCGCTCGACGCCATCGTCATCACGCATGAGCATGCCGACCACATCGGCAGTGCGCTCTCCCTCACTCGCAAATATCGGATCCCGCTCATCATGAGTTGGGGAACGGGGCAGGCCGTGAAGGCCCATGCCTCGCTCAAGAGCGATGACGAAGTCGCGCTCGTACGCTGGTGCCGTTCCGATGAGCGGTTGGCCGTGGGTGGCGTCGAGCTACATCCCTATACCGTGCCTCACGATGCACGCGAGCCCCTGCAATTCGTGTTCTCCGACGGCGCGCGCCGCCTCGGCGTGCTGACGGACGCCGGTTGCCCGACGGCACACCTGATCACCACCCTCGGTGGTTGCGACGCCCTGGTGCTCGAGTGCAATCATGACCGCGAGATGTTGGCGAACAGCAAGTATCCGCCGTCGCTCAAGGCGCGTATCGGGGGTACGTACGGGCATCTGGCCAATGACGCCGCCGCGGAGATTCTCGGTGCCATCGATCGTGCGAAGCTTCAGCGCGTGATCTGCGCGCACCTCAGCGAGCAGAACAATACGCCCGAACTGGCGATGGCGGCCATGGCGGCTGTGATCGGCACGGAGGCGACGGAAATTCTGGTGGCGACGCAGGCGGGGGGATTCGACTGGCTGACGTGCTGA
- a CDS encoding FKBP-type peptidyl-prolyl cis-trans isomerase, with the protein MKIEKNTVVSVTYKLSDAQGNLIEESGAEPMVYLHGGYDGTFPKIEEALDGQDVGFETHLQLEPSDAFGDYDPELVKMEERSRFPDPLEVGMQFEGTPEDGDEESDTLIYTVTDVADDKVVLDGNHPLAGMALRFELKVSDVRPATDEEIEHQHAHGASGLEIVDEGEDEDEGEDDAPTLH; encoded by the coding sequence ATGAAAATCGAAAAGAATACCGTCGTCTCGGTGACTTACAAGTTGTCGGACGCTCAGGGCAACCTGATCGAGGAAAGCGGCGCCGAGCCGATGGTTTATCTGCACGGCGGCTATGATGGCACGTTCCCCAAGATCGAGGAAGCGCTCGATGGCCAGGACGTGGGCTTTGAGACGCATCTGCAGTTGGAACCGTCGGACGCCTTCGGCGACTATGATCCCGAACTGGTGAAGATGGAAGAGCGCAGCCGTTTCCCGGATCCGCTCGAAGTCGGCATGCAGTTCGAGGGCACGCCGGAGGATGGCGACGAAGAGTCCGACACGCTGATCTATACGGTGACGGACGTCGCCGACGACAAGGTCGTGCTCGACGGCAACCATCCGCTCGCGGGCATGGCGCTGCGTTTCGAGCTGAAGGTGTCCGACGTGCGTCCCGCAACGGACGAGGAAATCGAGCATCAGCATGCGCACGGCGCGTCGGGTCTCGAGATCGTCGACGAAGGCGAGGACGAAGACGAAGGCGAAGACGACGCCCCCACGCTGCACTGA
- the mutS gene encoding DNA mismatch repair protein MutS, whose translation MTSTPVQATPAPAANTPPMTPMMQQYMRIKAEHPNMLVFYRMGDFYELFHDDAVKAARLLDLTLTARGQSGGQPIRMAGVPHHAVEQYLGKLVKLGESAAICEQIGDPATSKGPVERKVVRIVTPGTLTDAALLNDKLDQYLLAVQIHPARRASERLAGLAWLSLASGELRLMEVPAEKLSRELERIRPAETLLPDSAAEAFAGFALGSATRVPDWHFDTAAGTQRLRDQLGVASLTAFGCDGLNPALGAAGALLQYAAATQGQSLRHVQNLNVEREAAYIGLDAATRRNLELTETLRGTESPTLLSLLDTCGTTMGSRLMRHWLHHPMRDQQVPQSRQLAIATLLEGAGTWRALNSELRHVADVERITARLALLSARPRDLSSLRDALRRLPELHTTLRAVEARSPLLAMLHEDLAIPDAALALLTSAIAEEPAAMLRDGGVIARGHDAELDELRDISENCGQFLVDLETRERERTGINNLRVEFNKVHGFYIEVTRGQTDKVPDDYRRRQTLKNAERYITPELKTFEDKALSAQERSLAREKMLYEALLQALLPHIGEFKRIAQALAQLDVLAALAERAETLGWVKPELVAERVVDIRQGRHPVVEQQVERFIANDCSLGDARRLLLITGPNMGGKSTFMRQTALIALLAYVGCYVPAEAVRLGPLDAIFTRIGASDDLAGGRSTFMVEMTESAAILHTATDQSLVLMDEIGRGTSTFDGLALAWAIARHLLGHNRCYTLFATHYFELTQLPDEFPQCANVHLSAVEHGEGIVFLHAVQDGPASQSYGLQVAQLAGVPMPVIRAARKHLALLEQQALDPAAPQLDLFAPRAPAETGEFDDMADGAALPHGAGDDSTQASVDPAAQAALARLAQINPDDLRPREALDLLYELRGLIDGRANG comes from the coding sequence ATGACGAGCACACCAGTCCAAGCTACCCCTGCCCCGGCCGCCAACACGCCACCGATGACGCCGATGATGCAGCAATACATGCGCATCAAGGCCGAGCACCCGAACATGCTCGTCTTCTATCGGATGGGAGACTTCTATGAGCTGTTCCACGACGACGCCGTCAAGGCCGCCCGTCTGCTCGACCTGACGCTCACCGCGCGCGGCCAGTCCGGCGGCCAGCCGATCCGCATGGCGGGCGTGCCGCATCACGCGGTCGAGCAGTATCTCGGCAAGCTGGTGAAGCTCGGCGAGTCCGCGGCCATCTGCGAACAGATCGGCGACCCCGCGACCTCCAAGGGCCCGGTCGAGCGCAAGGTCGTGCGCATCGTCACGCCCGGCACGCTCACCGACGCCGCCCTGCTCAACGACAAGCTCGACCAATACCTGCTCGCGGTGCAGATCCACCCGGCGCGGCGCGCCAGCGAGCGACTTGCCGGATTGGCGTGGCTCTCGCTCGCCAGCGGCGAGTTGCGCCTGATGGAAGTGCCCGCCGAGAAGCTGTCGCGCGAACTGGAGCGCATCCGCCCGGCCGAGACGCTGCTGCCCGACAGCGCCGCCGAAGCGTTCGCCGGTTTTGCGCTGGGCTCCGCAACGCGTGTGCCGGACTGGCACTTCGACACCGCCGCCGGCACGCAGCGGCTGCGCGATCAGCTCGGCGTGGCGAGCCTCACCGCGTTCGGCTGCGACGGCCTGAATCCCGCACTGGGCGCGGCGGGCGCATTGCTGCAATACGCAGCGGCAACACAAGGTCAGTCGCTGCGTCATGTGCAAAATCTGAACGTGGAGCGGGAAGCGGCCTATATCGGGCTCGATGCCGCGACGCGCCGCAATCTCGAGCTGACCGAGACGCTGCGCGGCACCGAGTCGCCAACGCTGCTCTCGCTGCTCGACACCTGCGGCACCACCATGGGCAGCCGCCTCATGCGGCATTGGCTGCATCATCCGATGCGCGATCAGCAGGTGCCGCAGTCGCGCCAGTTGGCGATCGCCACCCTGCTCGAAGGCGCCGGCACGTGGCGCGCGCTCAATAGCGAACTGCGCCATGTCGCGGACGTCGAGCGCATTACGGCGCGCCTGGCGCTGCTGAGCGCACGCCCGCGCGATCTGTCGAGCCTGCGCGATGCGCTGCGCCGCCTGCCGGAACTGCATACGACGCTGCGCGCCGTCGAAGCGCGCTCGCCGTTGCTCGCCATGCTGCATGAGGATCTGGCGATTCCCGACGCCGCGCTCGCCCTGCTCACCAGCGCCATTGCCGAGGAGCCGGCGGCCATGCTGCGCGACGGCGGCGTCATTGCACGCGGTCACGATGCCGAGCTCGACGAGTTGCGCGACATCTCGGAGAACTGCGGCCAGTTCCTCGTCGATCTGGAGACGCGCGAGCGCGAGCGCACCGGCATCAACAATCTGCGCGTCGAGTTCAACAAGGTTCACGGCTTCTATATCGAAGTCACGCGCGGCCAGACCGACAAGGTGCCCGACGACTATCGCCGCCGCCAGACGCTCAAGAACGCCGAGCGCTACATCACGCCGGAACTGAAGACGTTCGAGGACAAGGCGCTGTCCGCGCAGGAGCGCTCGCTCGCGCGCGAGAAGATGCTCTACGAAGCCCTGCTGCAGGCCTTGCTGCCGCACATCGGCGAATTCAAGCGCATTGCCCAGGCGCTTGCGCAACTCGACGTGCTCGCCGCGCTCGCCGAACGCGCGGAGACGTTGGGCTGGGTCAAGCCCGAGCTGGTGGCTGAACGCGTGGTCGATATTCGTCAGGGTCGCCATCCGGTCGTCGAACAACAGGTCGAGCGCTTCATCGCCAATGACTGCTCGCTCGGCGACGCGCGCCGACTGCTGCTCATCACCGGCCCGAACATGGGCGGTAAATCGACGTTCATGCGCCAGACCGCGCTCATCGCGCTGCTCGCCTATGTCGGTTGCTACGTGCCGGCCGAGGCGGTCCGGCTCGGGCCGCTCGACGCGATCTTCACGCGTATCGGCGCCTCCGACGATCTCGCCGGCGGACGCTCGACGTTCATGGTCGAGATGACCGAGTCCGCCGCGATTCTGCACACCGCCACCGACCAGAGCCTCGTGCTGATGGACGAGATCGGGCGCGGCACGTCGACTTTCGACGGACTCGCGCTCGCCTGGGCGATTGCGCGCCACCTGCTTGGCCACAACCGCTGCTACACGCTGTTCGCAACGCACTACTTCGAGCTGACGCAGCTGCCCGACGAGTTCCCGCAATGCGCGAACGTCCATCTCTCGGCCGTGGAGCATGGCGAAGGCATCGTCTTCCTGCACGCCGTACAGGACGGCCCGGCGAGCCAGAGTTACGGGCTGCAGGTCGCGCAACTGGCCGGCGTGCCGATGCCGGTCATTCGCGCCGCCCGCAAGCATCTCGCGTTGCTCGAACAGCAGGCGCTCGACCCCGCCGCGCCGCAGCTCGATCTGTTTGCGCCGCGCGCACCTGCGGAGACCGGCGAATTCGATGACATGGCGGATGGCGCCGCACTGCCGCATGGTGCGGGCGACGACTCCACGCAGGCCTCTGTCGATCCGGCCGCGCAGGCGGCACTGGCACGACTGGCGCAAATCAATCCGGACGATCTTCGTCCGCGCGAGGCACTCGACCTGCTGTACGAACTGCGCGGCCTGATCGACGGCCGGGCCAACGGCTGA
- a CDS encoding class I SAM-dependent methyltransferase, with protein MTDAVSGVIGVGQVHGTGAPSPWLLRWAHLIPTGARVLDLACGQGRHARWLAARGAHVTAIDHDAAALATMSTLEGIEPLVADLEGAPWPLADDATFDAVVVTNYLHRPLLARVAASVAPGGVLIYETFARGNEIYGKPSNPLFLLMPGELLDVARDAGLRVAGYEDVTLPAPRAACVQRLCATRTAPGENPGTAALYEPTA; from the coding sequence ATGACGGACGCCGTGTCGGGGGTGATCGGTGTCGGGCAGGTACATGGCACGGGGGCGCCGTCGCCGTGGCTGCTGCGGTGGGCGCATCTGATCCCGACCGGCGCCCGCGTGCTCGATCTGGCATGCGGGCAGGGCCGTCACGCGCGCTGGCTCGCGGCGCGCGGTGCGCACGTCACGGCCATCGATCATGACGCGGCAGCGCTTGCCACGATGTCAACGCTGGAGGGCATCGAGCCGCTCGTCGCCGATCTGGAAGGCGCGCCGTGGCCGCTGGCGGATGACGCGACGTTCGACGCGGTCGTCGTCACGAACTATCTGCATCGCCCGCTGCTCGCGCGCGTCGCGGCGAGCGTGGCGCCCGGCGGCGTGCTGATCTACGAGACGTTTGCCCGAGGAAACGAAATCTACGGAAAACCGTCCAATCCGCTGTTTTTGCTGATGCCGGGTGAATTGCTCGACGTCGCCCGCGACGCCGGGTTGCGGGTGGCGGGGTACGAAGACGTCACGTTGCCTGCGCCGCGCGCGGCGTGCGTGCAGCGTCTGTGCGCGACACGCACGGCCCCCGGGGAAAACCCCGGCACCGCCGCGCTGTACGAGCCGACGGCGTAA
- the dapA gene encoding 4-hydroxy-tetrahydrodipicolinate synthase: MTTQTPIQGSIVAIVTPMAEDGSLDREALRNLINWHVDEGTDGIVIVGTSGESPTVNVEEHCELIEIAVQQAAEAGKARGRKVPVIAGTGGNSTAEAIELTKHAKKVGADASLQVVPYYNKPTQEGQYQHFRAIAEAVELPVILYNVPGRTVADASNDTLLRLAQVPGIVGVKDATGNLDRGIDLIRRAPKSFAVYSGDDLTAVALMLMGGQGNISVTANVAPRAMHELCAAALAGNVTKARELQFLLFELHRAMFVEANPIPVKWALQKMGMIASGIRLPLTPLAQPYQETVLAALKSANIAVV; the protein is encoded by the coding sequence ATGACTACCCAAACTCCGATTCAAGGCAGTATCGTCGCGATTGTCACGCCGATGGCAGAGGACGGCAGCCTTGACCGCGAAGCCCTGCGCAACCTGATCAACTGGCATGTCGACGAAGGCACGGACGGTATCGTGATCGTCGGCACGTCGGGCGAATCGCCGACGGTGAACGTCGAGGAACATTGCGAACTCATCGAGATTGCCGTGCAGCAGGCCGCGGAAGCCGGCAAGGCGCGCGGCCGCAAGGTGCCGGTGATCGCTGGCACGGGCGGCAACTCGACGGCGGAAGCCATCGAACTCACGAAGCACGCCAAGAAGGTCGGCGCCGATGCGTCGCTGCAGGTCGTGCCGTACTACAACAAGCCCACGCAGGAAGGCCAGTACCAGCACTTCCGCGCGATTGCCGAAGCCGTCGAGCTTCCGGTCATCCTCTATAATGTGCCCGGCCGTACCGTGGCGGACGCCAGCAACGACACGCTGCTGCGTCTGGCCCAGGTGCCCGGCATCGTCGGCGTGAAGGACGCCACGGGCAATCTGGATCGCGGCATCGACCTGATCCGGCGCGCCCCGAAGAGCTTCGCCGTGTACAGCGGCGACGACCTGACGGCTGTTGCGCTCATGCTCATGGGCGGTCAGGGTAATATCTCGGTCACCGCCAACGTGGCGCCGCGCGCGATGCACGAACTGTGCGCCGCTGCCCTGGCCGGCAACGTGACCAAGGCGCGCGAACTGCAGTTCCTGCTGTTCGAACTGCACCGTGCCATGTTCGTCGAAGCCAATCCGATCCCTGTCAAATGGGCGCTGCAAAAGATGGGCATGATCGCGTCGGGCATCCGCCTGCCGCTCACGCCGCTGGCACAGCCCTATCAGGAAACGGTGCTGGCCGCGCTCAAGTCGGCGAACATCGCCGTCGTCTAA